The Garra rufa unplaced genomic scaffold, GarRuf1.0 hap1_unplaced_697, whole genome shotgun sequence genomic interval ttattttttttttgtcaaatattaattatttttaaaaaacaattcaacatatttttattttattttattatttttttattttgcaaattgTGCAAATGAATGAATTTGTAAGGAAaagattagttttttttccatggggaaaaacatttcttaacttaTGTTTTCTTAAAAACCAACTTAAGAAaaattccttggcacaatttgtatttaaaaaaataaaataaaaatattttgtataattttttaaaataattaatatttgacagaaaaaaaacattgtcaagtgtgtccaaacttttgacttttagTATATTTTTTATCACTTTATTTAGATTAAGAACACATTTTAAGTCGAGACACTGCagatgaatagggtaaaaaaaaaacaaaaaaaaaaacgaatagttATCACCTCAGCtggttgattacattgataattgcaaacaattttgtattacatttttttctaaaatgttaggtttaaatatgcaaatgagccattatttaataaaacatgcactaatttgcatacatatctagtacaaaaatttaaacactggatgaagtcagtttcaaaattcttgtttacaaaaacaaactttttctttttttttacaattttggagggaataaaatgtataaaattaagcaaattatatatgaacaaatccctccgtaaaaaccttcagaatatagtcaggaataaaactgtaaagtggtgtgtgtaagtgctgctgaagtggagatttatggctcagtgtaggagaaaaaaactcattgcttttaaaaatctgtattgtaattgaaatctattgacacaaagagataaagtgctataaaagaaacacttaacagtgtcttttggctGTTTTCTTTCCACAAAAactatgaaacaccaaaaagaccAAAATCTCTAATTGTTTTAATAGTTTTTGGTGTAATGTTGTGTTGAGGTGGGCGGTCACGGGATCGAGGCGTCGTGGGCCGGTGGGATCCGCGGCAGAGAGGTGATGGATCGATTCTTTCCCATGATTCCACAGCTGCTGTCAGATCACGGCGTGTTTTATCTGGTGACCGTGTCAGAGAATAATCCAGGTGTGTTTTTGTGATGTTCCTTCACATCTACATCAGTATCTGTAGAGTTTGTGATGTGAGCTCGTGTTTGTCTTCTCTAGATGAGATTGTGGATGTATTGGGTGAATCAGGACTGAAAGGACAGACGTGTTTGACCCGTCAGGCTGGAAGAGAGAGACTCTCTGTTCTGCGCTTCAGTAAGTCCTGAATGTCAGCACATGAAGACTGTTTGGAGGTCCGTCCAGTCGCTGAACCGTCAGTAATTCAGGCTCCGTTTGTTTCCATAAAGTCTGCTGAAGCTCAACAACTGGGTCACAAGAACCTAGTTAGTGATTCCTAACGGGAGAACTGGACACGGACATCAGCTGAGCCGTTTATGGGGTTAAGTTTGTCAGATTCTGTTTCATTCCGGCTGTTAGACTCTGACCAACTGTTTCTGAGCAGAATGCGTTCACTATCGAGATACAGAGCACATGGTATTACCCAGAATGCCACTGTCATCAATCACTGAATTAAACTTGATTTTTTtaagtctctgttgttgttgttttttccacaAAAGGTCATTGTACACAAACTGAGAGCACTGTCaacataaactaaaataaaaaggaaaaaggaCCACCAGTCAGTCATTTATGTTGTTCCCATCATACATATgatacaaatattttataatttattttttcttatacatttcttaagtatttattttatcttataaAAAGAGACTTTTAAgagcttttattaatatttttattttaatttgcattttagtgtttttgttggtGTTTTAAAGTGTCagcataaactgaaataaaaggggAAATCATTTTCCTAAGtgctataaaaatgtaataatacaaatttatatgTATATTAATTGACAGGTATTtaatgttatatgtgaccctggaccacaaaaccagtcataaggttaaatttttacaaaactgagatgtatacatcatatgaaagctcaaaaaataagctttctattgatgtatggtttgttaggataggacaatatttggccgagatacatctatttgaaaatctggaatctgaggatgcaaaaaatcaaaatactgagaaaatcacctttaaagttgtccaaattaggttcttaactatgcatattactaatcaaaaattacatttttatatatttacagtaggaattttacaaaaaaatcttcatggaacatgatctttacttaatttcctaatgatttttggcataaaagaaaaatcaataattttgacccatacgatgtatttttggttgttgctacaaatataccccagcgacttaagactggttttgtggtccagggtcacatattacttgtAACTTGTACTATAGTTAAGTAcaaaaattgctaaaataaatctaatattaaaaaaggcaaaaacacgacaaaattactaaaactttgaaATTAAAGtgacaacaaaaataatttattaaaaatgaaaagtcaacatatactaaaataactaaaatcaaGGAAAAAGGGCACAGCAGTCATTCATGTTGTTCCCATCGTACATTAATATGACTGGATGAAATATAAAGATGGAAatcatgtgtatatattttttcttgtcATACATTTCTAATCATATTTttcttatgaaaaaaaaaaactttaaatagctcttattaataattatatatttattcattgtttttttttaaattagtgttttagtagtgtttttgtCATTGTTACAAAGTGTCaccgtaaactgaaataaaatggaaaattGTTTTTAGTTTAGCTTGACGTATCAAAacaaatttgtaataataataaaaataaaatcctaaaaaaaatcttaatatctATATACATTGTATTTAATGCTATATTACTtggaaatagaaaataaataaaaaaagctttaatgtatttcagctagttgcaacAGGTGCACAATTTCTGCTTTTTGAATTTAGTTTAGAAGTGCTAAAAgataaacacaacaaaatgactaaaactttaactgaaatgaaagtgacaaaaattatttaaacagTCAACATATtctaaaattaagtaaaataaaagcattttgttGATCCGATCATACATTAATAtgactggaaaaaaaaatactattattttaaagatggaaatgtatatatatacatttttttatcatatattataGATTATCTTATCAAATCATATTTTTAATCATGTATTTCTTTTTACgaaaaaaagatacttttaattttcgattttattttattttgatttttaattaccttttagtagtgtttttgtttttaagggTGTGAccataaactgaaataaaagggaaaatatatatttttgtttagtttagcttGAAGTATTAAAACAAATTTgtaataaggatttttttttaatgttatatctATCATTAAATAAATCCTTAAAATCTATAGACACAGTATTTAATGCTATATTACTTGGAAAATAAcctacaaaattaaattaaaataaataaaaagctttaatGTATTTCAGCTGGTTGCAACGTTGCAAAATTTCTCCCGTTTAAATTTagttttgaagtactaaaatactttagaagtacaaaatgaactaaaacaaaataagattaaaaaaaaaactatagacattaaaaagaagacaaaaacaacacagttactaaaactttaactgaaattaaagtgACAACAAAaagaattttattaaaaaaattaacagtATCTGACTGGATATAATATACAATTAAAAGACGGCAATCATGTAtatgtatattgttttttttcttatacATTTATAATCATGTATAATcataaaaaatatacttttaatagttttttactaatattttgatttcttttgttaacattttactagtgtttttgttagtttttataAGTGTCaccataaactaaaataaaatgttaaataattgtttattaatatttgtaatatatttttattattattattataagtaaaCTTAACATTTGTGTTGgtgtttttaatgtctatatagtttaagttttttatattatatatatatatatatatatatatatatatatatatatatatttttttttttttttttttttttttttttttggaattttatATATACACCAGTCAAAACTTTGTAATAATTAGCTAATTGGAATAATAAttggaataaaatgttttaatgattttaaatgaagtctctactgctcaccagggctgcattttttttgatcaaaagttctgtaaaaatgataaaatattacaatttaaataaaacattaacaaattttaaatagtaatagatttgaataaattttaatatgtaatttgctgtatttttttatcaatggAACAAACAAatctacataaaaatatatatttctgtaaCACTTTGCGTTTAGGTGTCTGCTTGATAAATAGGGGCTTGGGTACTACATGATACCATGTACAATATAATCTAATGTGCTTGAAAATGAGTGAGAATCGAATATAATAACACACATAATCAGGTTGATCACAGAGCAGTGCAAGTTTAATGGCAAGAGCAAATACTGATCTAGATCTGTTACATGCACAGAATAAAGTTCAACATGTACATCTCAAATAACTCAGGCATGAACACATATCATTTGTAA includes:
- the LOC141317310 gene encoding methyltransferase N6AMT1-like, translating into VGGHGIEASWAGGIRGREVMDRFFPMIPQLLSDHGVFYLVTVSENNPDEIVDVLGESGLKGQTCLTRQAGRERLSVLRFSKS